In Deinococcus maricopensis DSM 21211, one genomic interval encodes:
- the dxs gene encoding 1-deoxy-D-xylulose-5-phosphate synthase: protein MRLIDAIHSPEDLKKVPREQLPQVAAELRDEIVRVCSVGGLHLASSLGATDLIVALHYVLNSPRDRILFDVGHQAYAHKMLTGRREQMRSVKKEGGLSGFTKVSESEHDAITVGHASTSLANALGMAFARDALGQDYHVAAVIGDGSLTGGMALAALNTIGDAGKKMLIILNDNEMSISENVGAINKFMRTLQVQKWFQEGEGAGKKAVAAVSKPLADFMSRAKSSTRHFFDPASVNPFAAMGVRYVGPVDGHDVGELVYLLERLKDLDGPTILHVVTKKGKGLSFAEADPITWHGPGKFDPETGESSKSSAYSWSNAFGDAAIELAKADPRVFVITPAMREGSGLVKYSQVHPNRYLDVGIAEDVAVTTGAGMALQGLKPIVAIYSTFLQRAYDQVLHDVAIENLDVIFAIDRGGIVGADGATHNGVFDLSYLRHIPNVKIGLPKDALELRGMLKAAQKLGGPVAIRYPRGNTTPVPEGTWPDLEWGTWERVQGGDDVVILAGGKALEYARQAVKDLPGVGLVNARFVKPLDERMLRAIATRARAVITVEDHTVVGGFGSAVLEQLAAWNLKPTVRVLGIPDEFQEHATVESVHARAGIDAPAIRTVLAELGVDVPIEV, encoded by the coding sequence ATGCGCCTGATTGACGCCATCCACTCGCCCGAGGACCTCAAGAAAGTCCCGCGCGAGCAACTGCCGCAGGTCGCTGCGGAACTCCGCGACGAGATCGTGCGCGTGTGCAGCGTCGGCGGCCTGCACCTCGCGAGCAGCCTGGGCGCCACGGACCTGATCGTCGCGCTGCACTACGTCCTGAACAGCCCCCGTGACCGCATCCTCTTCGACGTGGGGCATCAGGCGTACGCGCACAAGATGCTCACCGGCCGCCGCGAGCAGATGCGGAGCGTCAAGAAGGAAGGCGGCCTGAGCGGCTTCACGAAAGTCAGCGAAAGCGAACACGACGCGATCACGGTCGGGCACGCCAGCACCAGCCTCGCGAACGCGCTCGGCATGGCGTTCGCGCGCGACGCGCTCGGGCAGGACTACCACGTGGCCGCCGTCATCGGCGACGGCAGCCTCACGGGCGGCATGGCGCTCGCCGCGCTCAACACCATCGGCGACGCCGGCAAGAAGATGCTGATCATCCTGAACGACAACGAGATGTCAATCAGCGAGAACGTCGGCGCGATCAACAAGTTCATGCGCACCCTGCAGGTCCAGAAGTGGTTCCAGGAGGGCGAGGGTGCCGGCAAGAAGGCCGTCGCGGCCGTCAGCAAACCGCTCGCGGACTTCATGAGCCGCGCGAAGAGCAGCACCCGGCACTTCTTCGACCCGGCGAGCGTGAACCCGTTCGCGGCGATGGGCGTGCGGTACGTCGGGCCGGTGGACGGCCACGACGTGGGCGAACTGGTGTACCTGCTCGAACGCCTCAAGGACCTCGACGGGCCGACCATCCTGCACGTCGTCACGAAAAAAGGCAAGGGCCTGAGCTTCGCGGAGGCCGACCCGATCACGTGGCATGGCCCGGGCAAATTCGACCCGGAAACCGGAGAGTCCAGCAAGAGCAGCGCGTACTCGTGGAGCAACGCGTTCGGGGACGCCGCCATCGAACTCGCCAAGGCGGACCCGCGCGTGTTTGTCATCACGCCCGCCATGCGCGAGGGCAGCGGCCTCGTGAAGTACAGCCAGGTCCACCCGAACCGCTACCTGGACGTCGGCATCGCCGAGGACGTGGCTGTCACGACCGGCGCGGGCATGGCCCTGCAGGGCCTCAAGCCCATCGTGGCGATCTACAGCACGTTCCTGCAGCGCGCGTACGATCAGGTGCTGCACGACGTCGCCATCGAGAACCTCGACGTGATCTTCGCCATTGACCGGGGCGGCATCGTCGGCGCGGACGGCGCGACGCACAACGGCGTGTTCGACCTGTCGTACCTGCGGCACATCCCGAACGTGAAGATCGGCCTGCCGAAAGACGCCCTGGAGTTGCGCGGCATGCTGAAGGCCGCGCAGAAGCTCGGCGGTCCCGTGGCAATCCGCTACCCGCGCGGCAACACGACGCCCGTCCCGGAAGGCACCTGGCCGGACCTGGAATGGGGTACGTGGGAGCGCGTGCAGGGCGGGGACGACGTGGTGATCCTCGCGGGCGGCAAAGCGCTGGAGTACGCGCGTCAGGCCGTGAAGGACCTGCCGGGCGTGGGCCTCGTGAACGCCCGCTTCGTGAAACCCCTCGACGAGCGGATGCTGCGCGCGATCGCCACGCGCGCCCGCGCCGTTATTACGGTGGAGGACCACACCGTCGTGGGCGGGTTCGGCTCGGCAGTGCTGGAGCAGCTCGCCGCGTGGAACCTGAAACCCACCGTGCGCGTCCTCGGCATCCCGGACGAGTTCCAGGAGCACGCGACGGTGGAGAGCGTGCACGCCCGCGCCGGCATTGACGCGCCCGCGATTCGCACGGTGCTCGCGGAACTGGGCGTGGACGTTCCCATCGAGGTGTAA
- a CDS encoding NADH:flavin oxidoreductase/NADH oxidase — translation MSQLFTPYRMRDLTLPNRLVVSPMCMYSAVNGHANDFHLVHYGQFALGGAGLIIAEATAVSPEGRISPEDLGLWEDAHIQNLALLTDFVHKHGGRIGTQLAHAGRKANTYAPWRGRGAVPDEAGVWDVIGPTGTPFSDTYHTPRAMTADDIARVIGDFERATRRAVLAGFDMVEVHAAHGYLLHQFLSPISNDRTDEYGGTFEGRARLTLEVARAVRNAFPAHLPVFVRLSATDWVEGGWDAEQTVRLAQLLYREGIDVIDVSSGGLATWQRIEVQPGYQVPFARAVKEAGVPSMAVGLITEPAQAEAILQEGSADLIAVAREFLRDPSFTHRAARALGADITYVAQYERAK, via the coding sequence ATGAGCCAGCTGTTCACGCCGTACCGCATGCGCGACCTCACGCTCCCCAACCGCCTTGTCGTCTCCCCCATGTGCATGTACAGCGCGGTGAACGGCCACGCGAACGACTTTCACCTCGTGCACTACGGGCAGTTCGCGCTGGGCGGCGCGGGCCTGATCATCGCCGAGGCCACCGCCGTAAGTCCCGAAGGGCGCATCTCCCCCGAGGACCTGGGGCTCTGGGAGGACGCGCACATCCAGAACCTCGCGCTGCTCACGGACTTCGTGCACAAGCACGGCGGACGCATCGGCACGCAGCTCGCGCACGCGGGCCGCAAAGCCAACACGTACGCGCCCTGGCGCGGGCGCGGCGCCGTCCCCGACGAGGCGGGCGTGTGGGACGTCATCGGGCCGACGGGCACACCGTTCAGCGACACCTACCACACGCCCCGCGCCATGACCGCCGACGACATCGCGCGGGTCATCGGGGACTTCGAGCGGGCCACGCGCCGCGCCGTCCTCGCCGGGTTCGACATGGTAGAGGTGCACGCCGCGCACGGGTACCTGCTGCACCAGTTCCTGTCGCCCATCAGCAACGACCGCACCGACGAGTACGGCGGGACGTTCGAGGGCCGCGCGCGCCTCACGCTGGAAGTCGCGCGCGCCGTCCGCAACGCGTTCCCCGCGCACCTGCCGGTGTTCGTGCGCCTCAGCGCCACCGACTGGGTGGAGGGCGGCTGGGACGCGGAACAGACCGTGCGTCTCGCGCAGCTGCTGTACCGCGAAGGTATCGACGTGATCGACGTCAGCAGCGGCGGGCTCGCCACCTGGCAGCGCATCGAGGTGCAGCCCGGCTACCAGGTGCCGTTCGCGCGCGCCGTGAAAGAAGCGGGCGTGCCCAGCATGGCCGTCGGCCTCATTACGGAGCCCGCGCAGGCCGAGGCGATCCTGCAAGAAGGCAGCGCTGACCTGATCGCGGTCGCGCGCGAATTCCTGCGCGACCCGAGCTTCACGCACCGCGCCGCCCGCGCGCTCGGCGCGGACATCACGTACGTCGCGCAGTACGAACGCGCGAAGTAA
- a CDS encoding PspA/IM30 family protein, whose amino-acid sequence MSILDRLSRLIRANVNDAISRAEDPNLIIEQSLRDMRDAYTQARSEVADSMAQLNKLEREATMNRKLAEEYASKAEQALRSGSEDLAREALRRKKNHEDLASGFEAQRATQGATVDQLKTQLRALEAKIDEMESKKELIQARAKTATASQTLERMSGFDKSGGAMEAFEEMERRVSTQEDRARAMGQLREEGDLDAQLKNLGRDRELDDELEALKRKVQGGSGTQS is encoded by the coding sequence ATGAGCATTCTTGATCGTCTGTCCCGCCTGATTCGCGCGAACGTGAATGACGCCATCAGCCGCGCCGAGGACCCGAACCTGATCATCGAGCAGAGCCTGCGCGACATGCGTGACGCGTACACGCAGGCGCGCAGCGAAGTGGCCGACAGCATGGCCCAGCTCAACAAGCTGGAACGCGAAGCGACCATGAACCGCAAGCTCGCCGAGGAGTACGCCAGCAAGGCCGAGCAGGCGCTGCGCAGCGGCAGCGAGGACCTCGCCCGCGAGGCGCTGCGCCGCAAGAAGAACCACGAGGACCTCGCGAGCGGCTTCGAGGCGCAACGGGCGACGCAGGGCGCCACCGTCGATCAGCTCAAGACGCAACTGCGCGCCCTCGAAGCGAAGATCGACGAGATGGAATCCAAGAAGGAACTCATTCAGGCGCGCGCGAAGACCGCCACCGCGAGCCAGACGCTGGAACGCATGAGCGGCTTCGACAAGAGCGGCGGCGCCATGGAGGCGTTCGAGGAGATGGAACGCCGCGTGAGCACGCAGGAGGACCGCGCGCGCGCCATGGGGCAGCTGCGCGAGGAAGGCGACCTGGACGCGCAACTCAAGAACCTCGGGCGGGACAGGGAACTCGACGACGAACTCGAGGCGCTCAAACGCAAGGTGCAGGGCGGAAGCGGCACGCAGAGCTGA
- a CDS encoding DcrB-related protein translates to MNNWTRGAALVMAVAGVAVAAPYKDPQGFTVTPPNGWTVTKEVPGVTVAFLGPRTAAGFTTNANVIVQALPGNVDLKTFTSLTLQQLEAVITGYKLVSNTKTTLGGAPAQRLKLQGKQGKFDLYFDQVFALKGGRAYAVTVTVPRAQANTAGPIMDQFIKSFKITR, encoded by the coding sequence ATGAACAACTGGACTCGAGGGGCCGCGCTGGTGATGGCGGTGGCAGGCGTGGCGGTGGCCGCGCCGTACAAGGACCCGCAGGGCTTTACGGTGACGCCGCCGAACGGCTGGACGGTCACGAAGGAAGTGCCGGGCGTGACGGTCGCGTTCCTGGGGCCGCGGACGGCGGCCGGGTTCACGACGAACGCGAACGTGATCGTGCAGGCCCTGCCGGGCAACGTGGACCTCAAGACGTTCACGAGCCTGACGCTGCAGCAGCTGGAAGCGGTCATCACCGGGTACAAGCTGGTCAGCAACACGAAAACGACGCTGGGCGGCGCGCCCGCGCAGCGGCTGAAGCTGCAGGGGAAGCAGGGGAAGTTCGACCTGTACTTCGATCAGGTGTTCGCACTCAAGGGCGGGCGGGCGTACGCGGTGACAGTGACGGTGCCGCGCGCGCAGGCGAACACGGCCGGGCCGATCATGGATCAGTTCATCAAGTCGTTCAAGATCACCCGCTGA
- a CDS encoding MFS transporter: protein MNPPARPPTARLYYGWIVVAVTAAILLLAAGTRSAPGVFLLPMLYDTGLSRSSLSFAVSVGLVVFGLGSPLAGMLIDRHGPRRVTTAGLLLLAASLLLSAVSHSAFALTLTWGVLSGLGTGLVGSVLGAAVANRWFVRQRGLIVGLFGAATSAGQLMFIPALTAAAAHLGWRPTTVILGALAAALLLPTLLLLRNAPGDVGLAPDGDPALKAPPAPKPDPGVMARALRTPNFWLLAGTFFICGATSNGIIGTHFIAYAADCGIVAGTAAGFLALMGAFNFVGTLASGYLTDRYDPRKLLGAYYAFRGLSLLVLPLVGASGNAAGLVVFAVLFGLDYIATVPPTTAIVADTYGRANVGTVYGWVFCAHQFGAAGAAWLGGLTRDHLGSYGMAFVAAAALCLAGAALTRGMRRTPAPLPTL from the coding sequence ATGAATCCGCCCGCTCGCCCGCCCACCGCCCGGCTGTACTACGGCTGGATCGTCGTGGCCGTCACCGCCGCCATCCTGCTGCTCGCCGCCGGCACCCGCAGCGCCCCGGGCGTGTTCCTGCTGCCCATGCTGTACGACACCGGCCTGTCCCGTTCGTCGCTGTCGTTCGCCGTGAGCGTTGGGCTGGTGGTGTTCGGGCTGGGTTCGCCGCTCGCCGGGATGCTCATCGACCGGCACGGGCCGCGCCGCGTCACGACCGCCGGGCTGCTGCTGCTCGCCGCGAGCCTGCTGCTGAGCGCCGTTAGCCATTCTGCGTTCGCGTTGACGCTCACCTGGGGCGTCCTGAGCGGCCTCGGCACTGGCCTGGTCGGCAGCGTTCTCGGCGCGGCCGTCGCGAACCGCTGGTTCGTGCGCCAGCGCGGCCTGATCGTCGGCCTGTTCGGCGCGGCCACCAGCGCCGGGCAGCTCATGTTCATCCCTGCGCTGACCGCCGCGGCCGCGCACCTCGGGTGGCGGCCCACCACCGTCATCCTCGGGGCGCTCGCCGCGGCGTTGCTGCTGCCCACGCTGCTGCTCTTGCGGAACGCGCCCGGCGACGTCGGCCTCGCGCCGGACGGCGACCCGGCACTCAAGGCCCCGCCCGCCCCGAAACCGGACCCAGGCGTCATGGCGCGCGCCCTGCGCACCCCGAACTTCTGGCTGCTGGCCGGCACGTTCTTCATCTGCGGCGCCACCAGCAACGGGATCATCGGCACGCACTTCATCGCGTACGCCGCCGACTGCGGCATCGTCGCGGGCACCGCTGCCGGGTTCCTCGCGCTGATGGGCGCGTTTAACTTCGTGGGCACGCTCGCCAGCGGGTACCTCACGGACCGCTACGACCCTCGGAAGCTGCTCGGCGCGTACTACGCCTTTCGCGGCCTGAGCCTGCTGGTGCTGCCGCTCGTCGGCGCGAGTGGGAACGCGGCCGGTCTGGTCGTGTTCGCGGTGCTGTTCGGCCTGGATTACATTGCCACCGTGCCGCCCACCACGGCTATCGTCGCGGACACGTACGGCCGCGCGAACGTCGGCACGGTGTACGGGTGGGTGTTCTGCGCGCACCAGTTCGGCGCGGCCGGCGCGGCGTGGCTGGGTGGCCTCACCCGTGACCACCTCGGCAGTTACGGCATGGCGTTCGTGGCGGCGGCGGCCCTGTGCCTCGCCGGGGCGGCCCTGACGCGCGGCATGCGCAGGACGCCTGCGCCCCTGCCGACCTTGTAG